The following proteins are encoded in a genomic region of Populus nigra chromosome 16, ddPopNigr1.1, whole genome shotgun sequence:
- the LOC133675749 gene encoding leucine-rich repeat receptor protein kinase EMS1-like, translating to MAMPFKLVFFCFLMLTKPLILVSKYTEDQNTDRESLISFKNALRNPKILSSWNITSRHCSWVGVSCHLGRVVSLILSTQSLRGRLHPSLFSLSSLTILDLSYNLFVGEIPHQVSNLKRLKHLSLGGNLLSGELPRELGVLTRLQTLQLGPNSFTGKIPPEVGKLSQLNTLDLSSNGLTGSVPSQLSELTGLQFLDLGNNLLSGSPVNLFKLESLKSLDISNNSFSGPIPPEIGNLKNLSDLYIGINLFSGPFPPEIGDLSRLENFFAPSCSITGPFPEEISNLKSLSKLDLSYNPLRCSIPKSVGAMESLSILNLVYSELNGSIPAELGNCKNLKTVMLSFNSLSGVLPEELSMLPMLTFSADKNQLSGPLPHWLGKWNQVESLLLSNNRFSGKIPPEIGNCSALRVISLSSNLLSGEIPRELCKAVDLMEIDLDVNFLTGGIEDVFLKCTNLSQLVLMDNQIDGSIPEYLAGLPLTVLDLDSNNFSGTIPVSLWNSMTLMEFSAANNFLEGSLPVEIGNAVQLERLVLSNNQLGGTIPKEIGNLTALSVLNLNSNLLEGTIPVELGHSAALTTLDLGNNQLSGSIPEKLADLVQLHCLVLSHNKLSGPIPSEPSLYFREASIPDSSFFQHLGVFDLSHNMLSGSIPEEMGNLMVVVDLLLNNNKLSGEIPGSLSRLTNLTTLDLSGNMLTGSIPPELGDSSKLQGLYLGNNQLSGTIPGRLGVLGSLVKLNLTGNQLYGPVPRSFGDLKELTHLDLSYNELDGELPSSLSGMLNLVGLYVQKNRLSGSVDELSSMSIAWKIETMNLSNNFFDGELPRSFGNLSYLTYLDLHGNKFTGGIPLELGNLVQLAYFDVSGNRISGQIPEKLCALVNLFYLNLAENSLEGPVPGSGICLNLSKISLAGNKDLCGKIMSLDCRIKSFDKSYYLNAWGLAGIAVGCMLVTLSIAFALRKWILKDSGQGDLEERKLNSFLDQNLYFLSSSSSSRSKEPLSINIAMFEQPLLKITLVDILEATNNFCKTNIIGDGGFGTVYKATLPDVKTVAVKKLSQAKTQGNREFIAEMETLGKVKHQNLVPLLGYCSFGEEKLLVYEYMVNGSLDLWLRNQSRALDVLDWPKRVKIATGAARGLAFLHHGFTPHIIHRDIKASNILLNEDFEPKVADFGLARLISACETHVSTDIAGTFGYIPPEYGQSGRSTTRGDVYSFGVILLELVTGKEPTGPDFKEVEGGNLVGWVFQKIKKGQAADVLDPTVLSADSKQMMLQVLQIAAICLSDNPANRPTMLKVLKFLKGIKDE from the coding sequence ATGGCAATGCCTTTCAAGCTtgtgtttttttgctttctaaTGTTAACAAAGCCTCTCATTTTGGTTTCAAAGTACACTGAAGATCAAAATACAGATAGGGAATCTCTCATTTCCTTCAAAAATGCACTCAGAAACCCAAAGATCCTTTCTTCATGGAACATAACTAGTCGTCACTGCAGCTGGGTTGGCGTTTCTTGCCATCTCGGCCGTGTTGTTTCCTTGATACTCTCAACTCAGAGCCTTCGAGGCCGACTCCACCCTTCTCTTTTCTCCCTTTCTTCCTTAACCATTCTTGATTTGTCCTATAACCTTTTTGTTGGCGAAATCCCACATCAAGTTTCCAATCTTAAACGCTTGAAACACCTTTCTCTGGGTGGTAACCTGCTATCAGGGGAGTTGCCACGTGAACTCGGTGTGCTGACTCGGCTCCAAACCCTACAACTCGGTCCCAACTCGTTCACCGGGAAAATCCCACCGGAGGTTGGGAAGTTGTCCCAGCTGAACACCCTTGACCTCTCAAGCAATGGGCTCACTGGGTCAGTGCCGAGTCAACTTAGTGAGTTGACCGGGCTTCAGTTCTTGGACCTTGGTAACAACCTTCTATCAGGTTCTCCAGTAAATCTCTTTAAACTTGAATCCTTGAAATCATTGGATATATCAAACAATTCCTTTTCTGGTCCCATTCCACCTGAAATAGGCAACCTTAAGAACCTGTCTGATCTTTACATCGGTATCAACTTGTTTTCTGGTCCTTTTCCACCAGAAATTGGTGACCTTTCAAGACTTGAAAACTTCTTTGCGCCTTCTTGTTCAATCACAGGTCCTTTTCCTGAAGAAATTTCCAATTTGAAGTCATTGAGTAAACTTGACCTTTCTTATAATCCATTGAGGTGTTCAATACCGAAGTCTGTAGGCGCAATGGAGAGCTTGTCAATTTTGAATCTTGTTTACTCTGAGCTTAATGGTTCTATACCTGCTGAACTTGGAAATTGCAAAAATTTGAAGACTGTGATGTTGTCTTTCAATTCTCTGTCTGGAGTGTTACCAGAAGAGCTTTCTATGTTGCCTATGTTGACATTTTCTGCTGATAAGAATCAGCTTTCAGGGCCATTGCCTCATTGGCTTGGAAAGTGGAACCAGGTGGAGTCACTTTTGCTTTCAAATAATAGGTTTTCAGGGAAAATACCACCTGAAATTGGGAATTGTTCGGCGTTGAGGGTGATTAGTTTGAGTAGTAACTTGCTGAGTGGGGAGATACCAAGAGAGCTTTGTAAGGCTGTTGATCTTATGGAGATTGATCTTGACGTGAATTTCCTGACTGGTGGTATTGAGGATGTGTTCTTGAAGTGTACTAATTTGAGCCAGTTGGTTTTGATGGATAATCAGATTGACGGCTCGATTCCGGAGTATTTAGCAGGGCTTCCTTTGACGGTGCTTGATCTTGATTCTAACAATTTCTCGGGTACCATACCTGTGAGTTTGTGGAACTCCATGACCTTGATGGAATTCTCCGCTGCAAATAATTTCTTAGAGGGTTCTCTGCCCGTGGAGATTGGCAATGCTGTTCAGCTGGAGAGGCTGGTGCTGAGTAACAATCAGCTAGGGGGCACTATCCCGAAGGAGATTGGCAATCTCACAGCTCTTTCAGTTCTCAACTTGAACTCCAATCTGTTGGAAGGAACCATTCCTGTGGAGCTCGGACACTCAGCTGCACTTACCACGTTGGACCTAGGAAATAATCAACTCTCTGGTTCAATACCGGAGAAACTTGCAGATTTGGTTCAATTACATTGCTTGGTTCTTTCTCACAATAAGTTATCAGGGCCCATTCCATCGGAGCCTTCTTTGTATTTTCGTGAAGCTAGTATTCCTGATTCGAGCTTCTTTCAACACCTTGGTGTGTTTGATTTGTCACACAATATGTTGTCCGGTTCAATACCTGAGGAGATGGGGAACCTTATGGTTGTGGTGGATCTTCTTCTCAACAATAACAAGCTTTCCGGTGAAATTCCAGGGTCACTTTCAAGGTTGACAAATCTTACAACCTTGGATTTGTCTGGAAATATGCTAACCGGCTCCATTCCACCAGAACTTGGTGACTCTTCCAAGCTTCAGGGCCTGTATTTGGGGAATAATCAACTCTCGGGAACCATCCCTGGGAGACTAGGTGTCTTAGGCAGCTTGGTGAAGCTGAATTTGACTGGTAATCAGTTGTATGGTCCAGTTCCTCGTAGTTTTGGAGACTTGAAAGAGCTTACTCACTTGGATTTGAGCTATAACGAGCTTGATGGTGAGCTTCCTTCTTCTCTATCAGGAATGCTGAATCTTGTGGGGCTTTATGTCCAGAAGAACCGGCTATCTGGGTCTGTAGATGAGCTCTCATCTATGTCCATTGCATGGAAGATTGAAACTATGAATTTGAGTAATAATTTCTTTGATGGAGAGTTGCCGCGGTCATTTGGCAATCTTTCATACTTGACATATTTGGATCTTCATGGAAATAAATTCACAGGAGGAATTCCTCTAGAGCTTGGGAATTTGGTGCAACTCGCATATTTTGATGTTTCAGGGAATAGGATATCAGGGCAAATTCCAGAGAAGTTATGTGCCCTGGTTAATctgttttatttgaatttggCAGAAAACAGTTTAGAAGGGCCCGTACCAGGAAGTGGTATTTGCCTAAACCTGTCAAAAATCTCACTTGCTGGCAACAAAGACCTCTGTGGGAAAATCATGAGTTTAGATTGCAGGATCAAAAGCTTTGACAAGTCGTATTATTTGAATGCTTGGGGACTTGCTGGGATTGCAGTTGGATGTATGCTTGTCACTCTTAGTATAGCCTTTGCTCTGCGAAAATGGATTTTGAAAGACAGTGGGCAAGGTGATCTTGAGGAAAGAAAACTGAACAGTTTTCTTGATCAAAACTTGTACTTCttgagcagcagcagcagcagcagatcgAAGGAGCCTCTGAGTATCAACATAGCCATGTTTGAGCAGCCTCTTCTGAAAATTACTTTAGTTGATATTCTTGAAGCCACCAACAACTTTTGCAAGACAAACATCATTGGAGATGGAGGTTTTGGTACTGTATATAAGGCCACTCTACCTGATGTAAAAACTGTTGCGGTCAAGAAGTTGAGTCAAGCCAAGACACAGGGCAACCGAGAATTCATTGCTGAAATGGAAACGTTGGGGAAGGTTAAGCATCAGAATCTTGTTCCGTTGCTGGGATATTGTTCTTTTGGGGAGGAAAAGCTCCTTGTTTATGAATACATGGTAAATGGGAGCTTAGATCTTTGGCTAAGAAATCAAAGCAGGGCTCTTGACGTCCTTGATTGGCCCAAGCGCGTCAAAATTGCAACTGGTGCTGCACGTGGGCTAGCTTTTCTCCACCATGGATTCACCCCCCACATTATCCACAGGGATATCAAAGCCAGCAACATCCTACTTAACGAGGATTTCGAGCCAAAGGTTGCTGATTTTGGGCTGGCCAGGTTGATCAGTGCTTGCGAGACTCATGTTAGCACGGACATAGCAGGAACATTTGGTTACATACCACCAGAGTATGGTCAGAGTGGGAGGTCTACTACAAGAGGAGATGTTTATAGCTTTGGTGTAATTCTGCTTGAATTGGTGACTGGGAAAGAGCCAACAGGACCGGATTTCAAAGAGGTTGAAGGGGGGAACTTAGTCGGTTGGGTGTTTCAAAAGATTAAGAAGGGTCAGGCTGCTGATGTTCTTGATCCAACAGTTCTTAGTGCAGATTCCAAGCAGATGATGCTTCAAGTGCTGCAGATTGCTGCTATTTGCCTGTCTGATAATCCTGCAAATAGACCTACCATGCTCAAAGTGTTGAAGTTCCTGAAAGGGATCAAAGATGAGTAG
- the LOC133676152 gene encoding CEN-like protein 1, with translation MSRAMEPLTVGRVVGDVVDIFTPSVRMTVTYNSNKQVANGYEFMPSVIAYKPRVEIGGEDMRTAYTLIMTDPDAPSPSDPYLREHLHWMVTDIPGTTDVSFGKEIVSYETPKPVVGIHRYVFILFKQRGRQTVRPPASRDCFNTRMFAGENGLGLPVAAVYFNAQRETAARRR, from the exons ATGTCAAGGGCCATGGAACCACTGACTGTCGGGAGAGTTGTGGGAGATGTGGTGGATATATTCACTCCTAGTGTAAGAATGACTGTTACTTATAACTCCAACAAACAAGTTGCTAATGGCTATGAATTCATGCCTTCTGTCATTGCTTATAAACCTAGAGTTGAGATTGGTGGTGAGGACATGAGGACTGCATATACACTA ATCATGACAGACCCTGATGCTCCAAGCCCCAGTGATCCTTACCTAAGAGAACATCTCCACTG GATGGTCACTGACATTCCTGGCACAACTGATGTTTCCTTTG GAAAGGAAATTGTGAGCTATGAGACTCCAAAGCCCGTCGTTGGTATCCATAGATACGTGTTCATCTTGTTTAAACAGAGAGGAAGGCAAACTGTGAGGCCACCAGCTTCAAGAGACTGTTTCAACACTAGAATGTTCGCAGGAGAAAATGGATTGGGCCTGCCAGTGGCTGCAGTGTACTTTAATGCACAGAGAGAAACTGCTGCAAGGAGAAGGTGA